The Quercus robur chromosome 7, dhQueRobu3.1, whole genome shotgun sequence genome has a segment encoding these proteins:
- the LOC126691315 gene encoding uncharacterized protein LOC126691315, whose product MRMPNGYQPPKFLQFDGKGNPKQHIAHFIETCENAGTQGGLLVKQFVRSLKGNAFDWYTDLEPESIDNWEQLEREFLNRFYSTRYCKDRLSKISAVEMCIQGMHWGLLYILQGIKPRTFEELATCAHDMELSISSHGCTNPPILEESKKEVRKNDRNTKANLKDPMVVNTAVVKVPRRGEKANEEQLEGWQKNEVRRLTFKEREQKVYPFPDEDVLNILEQLLQLKQIELLECKRPEDMGKVDDPNYCTYHRIIGHPIQKCFVFKE is encoded by the exons ATGAGAAtgccaaatgggtatcaacccCCCAAGTTCTTACAGTTTGATGGCAAAGGAAATCCTAAGCAACACATTGCTCACTTTATAGAAACTTGTGAGAATGCAGGGACTCAAGGAGGTCTCCTTGTAAAGCAATTTGTTCGTTCTCTCAAGGGAAATGCCTTTGATTGGTATACAGACTTAGAACCTGAGTCAATCGACAATTGGGAACAATTAGAAAGAGAGTTTCTCAACCGATTCTACAGCACACGGT ATTGCAAGGATAGACTTTCTAAAATATCTGCTGTAGAGATGTGCATCCAAGGCATGCATTGGGGACTTCTTTACATCCTTCAAGGGATAAAGCCCcgaacatttgaagagttagCAACTTGTGCGCATGACATGGAATTGAGTATCTCTAGCCATGGATGTACAAACCCTCCCATACTTgaggaaagcaaaaaggaagTAAGGAAGAATGATAGGAATACAAAAGCCAACCTCAAAGACCCAATGGTTGTTAACACAGCCGTAGTTAAGGTTCCAAGAAGAGGAGAAAAGGCAAATGAAGAACAGCTTGAAGGGTGGCAAAAGAATGAAGTGCGTCGCCTGACCTTTAAGGAACGTGAGCAAAAAGTATATCCATTCCCCGATGAAGATGTGCTAAACATCTTAGAACAACTATTGCAATTGAAGCAAATTGAATTGCTAGAATGCAAGCGGCCAGAAGACATGGGGAAAGTTGATGACCCTAACTACTGCACATATCATCGCATCATTGGCCACCCAATCCAAAAATGCTTTGTCTTCAAAGAATAA